One candidate division KSB1 bacterium genomic window, GCTCTCGCCAACTCTATAAGACAAATCATAACCAAGTCCTTTGTCTACAAAATCATAGATGATTTGACCGGCGCCTGTTTCATAAACCCAGGTTTCTGTCGATTTACCACCTGATGGCAAATCCAAAGATCTATTATCAGGTGCGCCATATTTTACATGAATTTTCCCCCTGTCATCATAACCAATGGTTGTAAATGAATTATAAAACGTTCGAGCTAATTTTAAACGGTAATAATGTTCGTTCAATCTTTCGTTAATTTTGTCGCCATACGTCGTATCACGAATCAACCAGAATTGCCGGAGGTAATCGGCTTTTTCTTTGTTTGTCTTAAGCCGCTGCCACTTTTCTCTTTCGGTTTCATCGATTATGTCCCAAATGTCTGTGTGAAGTCTATCGATGATTTTCTCATGATCACTATCCTTAAAGGACAACTCGTCGAGTGCATTATAGACCAGACCCCCGGTAAGTTTTTCATAAGATCGTGATTGAAGCATATTCTCCAGGGAATCGATTGCTGAAGTAGATACCAGGTTTGATGTTACGCTTGATCCAGGTATACTTGATCCAGGTATATAATCTGTCGGCAACAAATCGCCAACCCGTTTCCAGGCCCAATAGCCGTGTTTTTTCAGGACATTGCGATAAAGCAAGTTGCCCCTGGTATCAACACTAACCGATGGATCGAGCAATTCAATCCACGAGATTTGGGCAATACTGCTCATGTTTGAAACGTCCCGAACGGAGAGGGTGCGCAGATAATCGGCTTCTGCTTGTTCCTTGCCGTACTCAACTTGTAGACAGCCCTGGAAATTGAGGGTTTTTTCAAACGGTTGGAAACCCGGTTCGATGTGAATAGTTGCTTTGGCGCCAACCTTAGGTATCTTCTTACCTACAGTTTCTCTGCTTGGACATTCGGACAAAGCAAAAAAAGAAAAGCCTTCATCTGTCGATTTTTCGGACAACACAGATGCCAAAAAATGACGCATGGAACCTGCATAAGCTTGCAAACGATTGGATTGCCATCTTAATCGTTCCTTTTCATTTTCCGGCTCCAGTTCTGAAAAACGCGTTTCTCCCGAATAATTCAATTCGGTTTCGCTAGCTACAAAATATTCCAAACTGAATTCGATTTCAAAACCCAGGGCTTTGTTGATAAGGATAATTGGCATTTGCGCTTTTGCCGTGAAAGCTCTTCGCGATCCTTTGGTGAAATCGATAATTTCAGGATTCCGGATCTCACATTCTCTGGCAAAATTTGAGTTACCTAAAAAGAGATATTTAAACTTTTTAAGGTCTTTTTTCCACTGTGATGCATTGTAAGCGATGATTTCTACAGCCTCAAATTCAAAGGTTTTCAGCTTGAGATTAAAATCACGAGCAGTGGTTTCCCCGGCTAAAACATTGATTGTTGTTTTTTTGGTTTCATAACCCATCATAGATGCGACCAGGGTATACTTGCCCGGCAGAACTTTAGAAATGATATATTCACCGGATTTATTCGATGCGTCGCCTTTTGTGGTATTGCTTAAAAAGACGCTGACATTTTCAATGGGCGCTCTGGATTTATTGTCATGAACGAAGCCAGTGACCGATCCGTATTGCTGTTTTTCCTGGGCGTTCAAGTTCGTGATAAATAGGAAAGAAAAACTGAGGAATAATAATAGTATGCGAAATTTTAATGAAGACATAGCGAATCCCCATCTGTTATGGATGATTGCTTTTATTAAGCTCTATTTAACTTAAATGAATGAAAAATGTTTCTCATTTTCACTTTAAATTAACTTTTAATTAAAACTTTAGGTCCTTCCGGTTTTAAGTAGCCCTCTCTGCCTATATTAATGAGACAAAAAGTTGCTTTTAATTTAAGCTAGAATCATCAGAAACAGAAGGAAGCCGTAGGCTGACTGGAGATTCTGATGATAAATACCCCTTTTCGAAATGTTCCAAGTTTAAAAAGTGTCCTAAATTATATTCAAATATATCCATATTCTGACTTCAAAAATAATTTTCAAATGTTTTTTGCTAATTGGTCATAATGACCCCAATTTTCCCAAGGTTATTATTAACCTGATTAATCAAGCTGACTGGAAATTATATAATTGAGCGAGGAATGTCAAGAAAAAATAGAAGAAAAATGGGTAATGGTGAATTGTGAATTATTAATAATTCATGTCAGCCTTTATTTCTTATCGATATAAATCACCATGGAGATATTTTAATCCTGAATCTATAACAACGGTTACAATTCTTTTTCCTGCTCCAATAATTTTTGCCCTTTGAATAGCTGCCCACACATTTGCTCCGGATGTAGTTCCGCCAAATATACCTTCCAATCTTGCCAGTTTTCTTGCAGTTTCAGTTGCATCTTCATCGGATACGGACATTATTTCATCGGCCAAATTTCGGGGATAGTTTCCTCGATTTAGTTCTGCAATTGTTTCTAAAGAAATAAAAATATCAAAATTACGACTTTCTTCTTCCCACCATTTTCTAGTAATATCGCAAGGAAATTTTAATGCAACTCATCAAAATAATAGCTTGGAATTGTTGTATCTATGTAAACTGATTTTTTCACTTCGAGCCTTTAAAAATTGTTCAGAAATTCTATCGTATTTAATTTATTATGAAAGCTTTCAAAAATAAAGAAATACTTTCAGTAAATGGCAGAAAAATAGTGGTAAAATGGTGGATGATTAGTATCACATGCCACAATAACTTCTACTATTCTTAACTACCTTAGGAAAACTCTTCATAGTTTAGCCTGTCCGTTACCGTGCAATTAATGTAACACCAGCGGATACTAATTTTTAATAAAAATTGTGTCCCCTGTTCAAAAGAAAATGGCATAATAGTTGAACCTTTTCTCAACTAAGTAGCTCGGTGATTATTGTTCATTGTTAGATTTGCCTCAATGATTTTTCATCGCTAATCGGAGAAAAAAATGTTCAAACATTATTGTATAATAGCCTTTCGTAATCTGTACAAAAACAAAACCTATTCGATTATCAATGTATTCGGACTCGCCATCGGTATAGCTTGCTCCATCCTGGTTTTTTTGTATGTCCAGGATGAGCTGAGTTATGATTCCTTCCACAATAATGCCGATCGAATATTTCGTGTGAACCTGGTGAGTAAAGCTCCGTCCGGGAAAGTTAAATATATGGCTGGGCAACCCTTGCCTTTAGCAAGAACATTGATGGCAACTTTCCCTGAGATAGAACATGTAACCCGATTTATAGAGGGAACTGCCGTCGTACGATCTTCAACGCATGATCCTAGCAAAGAGAAGGTTCTTTTTACCGACAGTGATGTTTTTCATATTTTTTCATTCCCATTATTGCAGGGCAGTACAGAAACAGCATTGGCAGAGAAGAATGATATTGTGATCAGTGAGGCCATGGCTCAGAGGTTTTTTGGCGATGAGGTACCCTTGGGCAGAATCCTTACTCTAAACTTTGGCAGCAGTATACAGGATTTCATCGTCTCCGGTGTTGCCAGTAAGATTCCGGCAAACTCCAGTATCCAATTCGATTTTCTAATACGTTTTGAGCATTCACCCAATTTTAATAAACTGTCTACCTCCTGGAATGCTTGGTCGGCTATAACCTATATTAAAATTGCCGATTCAGCTCGCCAAATTGATCTTCAGGACAAATTAAAGTTATTTACCAAAAATAACTATGTAGATATGATTCGAACCTGGCAAATCCTGGGTTGGATTAATGAAGACGAAGACGCATTAAAGTTACAGCTTCAACCTTTACAGTCTGTTCACCTTGATCCTACTGTAGAAGGAGGATTATTAACTGCAAGCAGTCCGGTTTATGCCTATATTTTAACCGGTATCGGGTTCATTGTTCTACTCATAGCTTGTATCAACTTTACAACTCTATCAATAGGACGGGCAGAAAGCCGAACTATGGAGGTCGGTTTACGAAAGACCTTGGGTGCCATAAAAACACAACTCATGAGGCAATTTTGGGGCGAAGCGCTACTCTTCAGTCTTCTTGCACTTTTGACC contains:
- a CDS encoding cysteine transferase, with amino-acid sequence MSVSDEDATETARKLARLEGIFGGTTSGANVWAAIQRAKIIGAGKRIVTVVIDSGLKYLHGDLYR
- a CDS encoding ABC transporter permease; amino-acid sequence: MFKHYCIIAFRNLYKNKTYSIINVFGLAIGIACSILVFLYVQDELSYDSFHNNADRIFRVNLVSKAPSGKVKYMAGQPLPLARTLMATFPEIEHVTRFIEGTAVVRSSTHDPSKEKVLFTDSDVFHIFSFPLLQGSTETALAEKNDIVISEAMAQRFFGDEVPLGRILTLNFGSSIQDFIVSGVASKIPANSSIQFDFLIRFEHSPNFNKLSTSWNAWSAITYIKIADSARQIDLQDKLKLFTKNNYVDMIRTWQILGWINEDEDALKLQLQPLQSVHLDPTVEGGLLTASSPVYAYILTGIGFIVLLIACINFTTLSIGRAESRTMEVGLRKTLGAIKTQLMRQFWGEALLFSLLALLTGIMLVEVFLPVFNTLANKSLSIDYLSGWQTPVVFLALVLFTSMTAGGYPALFLSQYKPVDSLKNRNLFRGRFNLNRSLIVVQFTLSVLLIICTMVMSDQISWLKSRNPGFDKEQVVVIPTNTKDQAGEKLLRLYKEELKGQKNIIAITGNSDGFNKEPGWVSYGSQDGTNWKVNVMRVDEDFVKTFDMEILQGRDFSKEIVSDATSAIVVNEALVKEFDWQNPVGQVFKNFNLLNLKEPEIIGVIKDFNYASLHENVKPLAMVLEPDEAIKY
- a CDS encoding carboxypeptidase-like regulatory domain-containing protein, with the translated sequence MSSLKFRILLLFLSFSFLFITNLNAQEKQQYGSVTGFVHDNKSRAPIENVSVFLSNTTKGDASNKSGEYIISKVLPGKYTLVASMMGYETKKTTINVLAGETTARDFNLKLKTFEFEAVEIIAYNASQWKKDLKKFKYLFLGNSNFARECEIRNPEIIDFTKGSRRAFTAKAQMPIILINKALGFEIEFSLEYFVASETELNYSGETRFSELEPENEKERLRWQSNRLQAYAGSMRHFLASVLSEKSTDEGFSFFALSECPSRETVGKKIPKVGAKATIHIEPGFQPFEKTLNFQGCLQVEYGKEQAEADYLRTLSVRDVSNMSSIAQISWIELLDPSVSVDTRGNLLYRNVLKKHGYWAWKRVGDLLPTDYIPGSSIPGSSVTSNLVSTSAIDSLENMLQSRSYEKLTGGLVYNALDELSFKDSDHEKIIDRLHTDIWDIIDETEREKWQRLKTNKEKADYLRQFWLIRDTTYGDKINERLNEHYYRLKLARTFYNSFTTIGYDDRGKIHVKYGAPDNRSLDLPSGGKSTETWVYETGAGQIIYDFVDKGLGYDLSYRVGESIVVVTPKFKFAALGNILSNRANISFKYAIAYNRFLDLSQQEDINYEGVLRIMESELKELTQEQYGNQANLPVSTSKIFDSISNLDFIVKSAIFRNNETEHELALAYGFKGNKIKRSKKENRSNLSLRTVIRNPALIDISSREDNLSVEEQDFDEHNEFITAIQIPNEINQYYVLIDVNNPERKQRGIKDISVKVPPFGDGEFQLSSVIFAKNIKPITATSSTQNLKLTSSIVRNDLEIEMYPFSTLKRIKPIFVYFEIYNLVKGPDGKTHYQVEHSVQPKKKKGVLALVSSLNPFKQDKGSISITDVREGANINEVFWVQLDFGQLAQGLYDLIVKVTDINANKKKTSKIAFLLK